AAATGTCCTAGAATAGCGAAATTATTATAGCAGagttcaaatatatatataccaagtttgtgtttatttgatcaattaatttttttaatttaaaaataccaattttttttaagcattctTTTGAGTTGCTACTGTCCTCGTGTCCTGGGCAGTATCTTTGAAAAAATCCGTttgtttaaatacataaacagATTTggaaaaaaatatgcaaacgaaTTTTTCTTTCGTGTTTTTCACACGAACTcttgttttaaattgcaaccaatttcatttatgtatACCAGCAAACATGTATGAGCAGGTATGAGTAGCAAAGTTGTCAACTTTAGCCAAACAatgtagctttaattttggTGGgaaaaaagctatttaaattttcttatataatagaaatttatataaactgcaaatattttaatgaatttcaatgtcactttgcatattttcataCAATTCAAAGATTCCAACTAATTTCCAGTTTTTTTGAATACAGTTTTCATAAGCAATATATGTGTGATTCATATTGTGAAAAAAGGCTAgactaaaagaaaaaagctgAACGAGCAGCACTGTCGAGCGCGCTATAGGTCTGAAGCAGAAATCCAAAATGGTGGCTCATCACTTCTTTACTTTTCGCTCTATACGTCACACATCATCGGAAAATTTTCTAGAAATTACGAGCGAAAATTacgaaaataatttgtttaaacgctgtgaaaaaaattttaataattaaataaaagtttttctaagcgaaaaaaaaaataaaaatggcaaaaagtcCGCTATTTTAAGTGCTGGAGAATTTTTTCACTCAGCCGAAATGCAAGCGTAAAACAGAcgaaaaaattgtgtgtgtacCAACGAAAGAGAGGTGAAAACGGAATTTGCGAAAGcgagagaagaagaagaaattttaagagagagagaaataatCGGTGAACGAGTAAAGTGTTGCGCCCTGGAAAAATGATGGAAAACTACGAGGACATGGACATACGATTGGGGCACGGACACAGGCACATCAACGCCAAAGAGTTAGTCAACGTTCGCGAGGTCACAATGCAACAACAGAGCACGGATGCaactgaatttattaatttcgaAGGCAGTCAAACAGATTTCGGTTTTGGCGCTGAAATTCTATCAACAAACTCTGttgtagtagcagcagcagcggcagaagCAACAAGCGAAtcgcaaacaaaagcaaatagtgaaatcaaaacaaaacccaTGCCTAAAATTAAAGAACAAGAAATTGCCGCCAAGAAAAAGCAACAGAAGCAACAATTGGAGAAATCCAACAAATCCAACTCGGAAGCGGACGATGACGAAGATTTTAAATCGAGGTACACTGAGCAAGCAagcgcaaaatattttattaaatatattaacaataaagttaaaattaaaaacattaaatataaacaacaaataggatttttattttttttttttttgtaattttgtttttgtgaatacattggcaacaaaattctatttttttgttctttatgTGACATGCACCTGTTGCTTTATGAGCATTAACTAAATAGagacatatatgtatattaactTTTAGCTCGACTAACAGCGAAAATGGCGATGGGGAATCCTTCGATGCATCATCCAGCACGGACGGCTCCTCAGTTAGCCTGCTCGACTGCATCTCAGTGGGCCTAACCGACTGGAAGATAAGTTGGCTACAACGTGAGTTCTACTCCGGTCGTGTGCCACGGCAGTTGATTGAGAGCATTCTCCCGCATCTTACAGAGGACGGAGACCCAAACCAAATATGGTACCAGCTGTCCAATTTGCTCACTGAGCCCAGGCGACGCATCAAGCTGGAAACGGTGAACACATTTGACGATGTCATTACCCTAGTGCGGAAATCCCAACGCATTATAGTGCTCACCGGCGCCGGCGTAAGCGTATCCTGCGGCATACCGGACTTTAGGTCCACCAATGGCATCTATGCGCGCCTAGCGCACGATTATCCCGATTTGCCCGATCCCCAGGCCATGTTTGACATCAACTATTTCAAACGAGATCCGCGTCCATTCTTTAAATTTGCACGTGAAATCTATCCCGGCGAGTTTAGCCCATCGCCTTGCCATCGCTTCATCAAGATGCTGGAGATCAAAGGCAAATTGTTGCGCAACTATACCCAAAACATTGACACCCTGGAGCGTGTGGCAGGCATAAAGCGCGTCATTGAGTGCCATGGCTCATTCTCGACGGCCAGCTGCACCAGATGCCGCTACAAGTGCAATGCAGAGGCACTGCGTGCGGATATCTTTGCCCAGCGCATACCCGTCTGCCCCAGATGCCAGCCGAATGTGGAGCACAGCGTGGATGCTTCGGTGGCTGTCAATGCGGAGCAGCTGAGGCTGCTTGTGGCGCGTGGCATTATGAAGCCCGATATTGTTTTCTTTGGCCAAGGTAAGTTTTCCAttcgaaaataaaacaaatatttcaatgcaataaataacgctttaatatttaaattcagtttcaatatatttcaaacatgataataatttttgatttcaattccTTAGGTCTACCCGATGAATATCACAATGTGATGGCCACCGATAAGGATCGTTGCGATTTGTTGATTGTCATTGGCTCTTCTTTGAAGGTGCGTCCCGTTGCCCACATTCCCAGCAGCATACCACCAAATGTGCCGCAGATTTTGATCAATCGCGAGCAGCTGCCCCATTTGAAATTTGACGTCGAACTGCTGGGCGATTCCGATGTCATTATCAGTCAGATCTGTCATCGCATGGCTGCCGATCGCGTCAACTGGCAAGAAATTGCCGGCGATGAGGAAGTGCTGTGTGAGTCGaatgtgctgctgccaccCTTTGGGCAATATCCATCGCCATCGCAGGCGGATACAGATACGCAATCGGTCAGATCGACTGGCTCTGCAGCCGGCACCTGCTCCGACAGCGGCTTTGAATCGTCCACGTTTACAGCCGTGCAGCCCAAGCGTCCGATCACTGTCAATGCGGTGGACCAGGCGGCCATTGAGCGCATCAAAAGCGATATATTAACGGGTCTAGAGGATCCGCCTGTTTTCGCCAGCACCAGCGCACAAGCGGCAGCAATACGTTCGCTTTCGATCGACTCTGGCAAGGACAGCGGCCTCGATCCCTTCGACTTGCTGCGTGCCAGCAATATTGAGATTGGTCCCAGCCCTCCAGCCTATGCAGCAAATACGCAGGCGCAAATGAAGATACCAGCACCGCTaatgtcgccgccgccgccacgcAGGCGTCAGACGATCGCTGAACGCTTGCAGCCCGGCACCTTCTACTGTCACCGCAACAGCTCCTCGTATGTATTTCCCGGCGCGCAAGTCTTTTGGGACACCGACTTCAGCGATGATGAGTCAGATGACGATACTTGCCCCGGCGATCTCTTTAGCAGCGTGGTCGACAGCGATGATGAGGAGTGCGATCTAAATGAAGTGCCGCTGTCGCCGCTGCTGACGCCGGGCCTGGAGGCACACATTGTGACAGATCTGACCAGCGATTtgtttgccgccgccgccgccgacaaCATCAGTCCCAACAAGCGGCGACACAGCTCACTGCAATTGCCAGCACCAAACGCAGAGGAAGCTTGGGCTGCATTACAAGCAGCTCGAGCACATGCagtgacgccgccgccgccgataAAGAAGCGACGATCAAGCGTTGAGGATAGCTCTGTCTAAGCGCTAAACTATTAGttatagtatttataatttattattgtgtttACGCTTTGCGTTCATTAATTCATTTGCTGGCATTGTCTAGAGAAGCTCAAACCCAAAAGTCCCACACAAAACAAGATACGAGgcttccctctctctctctctcaattcgcaaatgtttgcttattcccttttgatattttctctaaaaaaaacaacaagaacattgcaattttgttgcttgtatttattttctgcaattttaaattgttagtaTTATGCCCTAAGTTGTTATTGAGGCCTTctttattaagcaaaaaaaaaaaaacaaaaacaaacaaagttaaaaGCACAGACAAGTTGGCATAGCGCAAAGTAGTTGCCTCAACTTAGTAGCCTAGATCgtaagcatatataatattcaacATATATTATTCTTATCTACATCTAAATGTTAGCATTTAAGAGCTGGACACATGCCCTCCCCCCCTGTATATAAGTGCACCTATGTATATTTCAAAAGATTTTTTTCAACTATACATTAAGACTTTGATTAAAAACTATTTCCTTATTTCTTACTCTATACTGGTTATGGCAACTATATATTCATACacacaactcacacacacacacacacacacacacagtttcaAATGCACCCGcaacacataaaatatttaggaAAAATATCTTATATTGATGTGTCGCCAGTAAACTGGCTTTGCGTTTAACcgaaaaatttgaaaacaattcttagcataattatcaaaaaaaatacaaaatatatatatatgaataataGCCACCAAACTCTCGATGTGTAATGTTAGCTGTTAATCACTTAGCTGTATGATATTCAAATCGCATAAACTGTATTAATAtccaaaaaataaaccaatta
The Drosophila busckii strain San Diego stock center, stock number 13000-0081.31 unplaced genomic scaffold, ASM1175060v1 hic_scaffold_29, whole genome shotgun sequence DNA segment above includes these coding regions:
- the LOC108608554 gene encoding NAD-dependent histone deacetylase sirtuin-1 isoform X2, which codes for MMENYEDMDIRLGHGHRHINAKELVNVREVTMQQQSTDATEFINFEGSQTDFGFGAEILSTNSVVVAAAAAEATSESQTKANSEIKTKPMPKIKEQEIAAKKKQQKQQLEKSNKSNSEADDDEDFKSSSTNSENGDGESFDASSSTDGSSVSLLDCISVGLTDWKISWLQQDGDPNQIWYQLSNLLTEPRRRIKLETVNTFDDVITLVRKSQRIIVLTGAGVSVSCGIPDFRSTNGIYARLAHDYPDLPDPQAMFDINYFKRDPRPFFKFAREIYPGEFSPSPCHRFIKMLEIKGKLLRNYTQNIDTLERVAGIKRVIECHGSFSTASCTRCRYKCNAEALRADIFAQRIPVCPRCQPNVEHSVDASVAVNAEQLRLLVARGIMKPDIVFFGQGLPDEYHNVMATDKDRCDLLIVIGSSLKVRPVAHIPSSIPPNVPQILINREQLPHLKFDVELLGDSDVIISQICHRMAADRVNWQEIAGDEEVLCESNVLLPPFGQYPSPSQADTDTQSVRSTGSAAGTCSDSGFESSTFTAVQPKRPITVNAVDQAAIERIKSDILTGLEDPPVFASTSAQAAAIRSLSIDSGKDSGLDPFDLLRASNIEIGPSPPAYAANTQAQMKIPAPLMSPPPPRRRQTIAERLQPGTFYCHRNSSSYVFPGAQVFWDTDFSDDESDDDTCPGDLFSSVVDSDDEECDLNEVPLSPLLTPGLEAHIVTDLTSDLFAAAAADNISPNKRRHSSLQLPAPNAEEAWAALQAARAHAVTPPPPIKKRRSSVEDSSV
- the LOC108608554 gene encoding NAD-dependent histone deacetylase sirtuin-1 isoform X1, with the translated sequence MMENYEDMDIRLGHGHRHINAKELVNVREVTMQQQSTDATEFINFEGSQTDFGFGAEILSTNSVVVAAAAAEATSESQTKANSEIKTKPMPKIKEQEIAAKKKQQKQQLEKSNKSNSEADDDEDFKSSSTNSENGDGESFDASSSTDGSSVSLLDCISVGLTDWKISWLQREFYSGRVPRQLIESILPHLTEDGDPNQIWYQLSNLLTEPRRRIKLETVNTFDDVITLVRKSQRIIVLTGAGVSVSCGIPDFRSTNGIYARLAHDYPDLPDPQAMFDINYFKRDPRPFFKFAREIYPGEFSPSPCHRFIKMLEIKGKLLRNYTQNIDTLERVAGIKRVIECHGSFSTASCTRCRYKCNAEALRADIFAQRIPVCPRCQPNVEHSVDASVAVNAEQLRLLVARGIMKPDIVFFGQGLPDEYHNVMATDKDRCDLLIVIGSSLKVRPVAHIPSSIPPNVPQILINREQLPHLKFDVELLGDSDVIISQICHRMAADRVNWQEIAGDEEVLCESNVLLPPFGQYPSPSQADTDTQSVRSTGSAAGTCSDSGFESSTFTAVQPKRPITVNAVDQAAIERIKSDILTGLEDPPVFASTSAQAAAIRSLSIDSGKDSGLDPFDLLRASNIEIGPSPPAYAANTQAQMKIPAPLMSPPPPRRRQTIAERLQPGTFYCHRNSSSYVFPGAQVFWDTDFSDDESDDDTCPGDLFSSVVDSDDEECDLNEVPLSPLLTPGLEAHIVTDLTSDLFAAAAADNISPNKRRHSSLQLPAPNAEEAWAALQAARAHAVTPPPPIKKRRSSVEDSSV